A stretch of the Eriocheir sinensis breed Jianghai 21 unplaced genomic scaffold, ASM2467909v1 Scaffold75, whole genome shotgun sequence genome encodes the following:
- the LOC126994217 gene encoding zinc finger MYM-type protein 1-like produces the protein MHKYSLTSLAIRKSQRGQVNEELVRQYQSEHYYWSEVLQRCVDVLIFICEHGLPLRGDNEVIGSPHNGNYLGILELLSKYDPFLATHIKKHANQGSGHVNYLSSTICEELIEVLGKHVMCTIVQEVQKAKYYSISVDSTPDISHVDQLCLTIRYVLPEGPVERFLTFVPLLNHTGKGIADLVLSFLESKNITISDCRGQSYDNASNMSGKYKGTQAYIRTKCEFADFVPCMAHSLNLVGVCAAECCRDAVNLFGIIQRLYVYLSKSTYRWQKHRQALQEKPVVKCLSDTRWSARADAVEALSKGYEQSMNVLENLMNDDNLNGEAKCEASGIMKELDKLETVILLVTWEDILTRFNVTSQKLQTSGLDFNTAVKLLGSLKDFVHDLRDRFDEYEKIAVEKCGHSEYEGEQRRIRRRKRQYDESDSAEDAHLQPREQFRAMAYLPIIDQLATALDDRLKAYEKLGKRFGFMSHITTMETEELRKSASNLVRTYPRDLESCLVSEMVHFQAFLHKIDSETTSLISPTSECNMYSILHECDVVSAFPNVELAFRIYLSMFVTNCTGERSFSKLKRIKSSMRSTMNQNRLASLTLLSAECEILKRIDTAEVIQDFARMKARRKVF, from the coding sequence ATGCATAAATATTCACTGACAAGCCTAGCAATTAGAAAATCGCAAAGAGGACAAGTGAATGAAGAATTAGTTCGCCAATATCAATCTGAGCATTACTATTGGAGTGAGGTTTTGCAGCGATGCGTGGATGTACTCATTTTTATTTGTGAACATGGGCTACCACTCAGAGGTGATAATGAAGTTATTGGATCACCTCATAATGGAAATTATCTGGGTATATTAGAGCTCTTAAGTAAATATGATCCTTTCTTGGCAACACACATAAAGAAGCATGCAAATCAAGGGAGTGGACATGTAAATTACCTTTCATCCACAATATGTGAGGAGTTGATAGAAGTTCTTGGAAAGCATGTTATGTGTACAATAGTTCAGGAAGTTCAGAAAGCAAAGTATTACTCAATATCTGTAGACTCTACACCAGATATATCACATGTAGATCAACTATGCCTAACCATTAGATATGTGCTGCCAGAGGGACCAGTTGAACGCTTTTTAACATTTGTCCCATTACTTAATCACACAGGCAAAGGAATAGCAGATTTAGTTCTGAGTTTTCTTGAAAGTAAGAACATTACTATTTCTGACTGCCGTGGCCAGTCTTATGATAATGCCAGCAACATGTCTGGCAAGTACAAAGGAACTCAGGCATATATTAGAACAAAGTGTGAATTTGCTGATTTTGTCCCATGTATGGCCCATTCTTTAAACCTGGTAGGGGTTTGTGCTGCTGAATGCTGCAGAGATGCTGTCAATTTATTTGGCATAATTCAAAGACTCTATGTATATTTATCAAAGTCAACATATCGATGGCAGAAACATCGACAAGCATTACAGGAAAAGCCTGTTGTTAAGTGTTTGTCTGACACACGTTGGTCAGCGCGTGCAGATGCTGTAGAAGCACTATCAAAGGGATATGAACAAAGTATGAATGTATTAGAAAATCTAATGAATGATGACAATCTGAATGGTGAGGCTAAATGTGAGGCTTCTGGTATTATGAAAGAGCTTGATAAACTAGAAACAGTAATTTTACTGGTAACATGGGAAGATATTCTAACTAGATTCAATGTCACTAGTCAGAAATTGCAGACCTCAGGCCTTGACTTTAACACAGCAGTAAAATTGTTAGGGTCACTAAAAGATTTTGTTCATGATTTAAGAGATCGCTTTGATGAATATGAAAAGATTGCTGTAGAAAAATGTGGACACAGTGAGTATGAAGGAGAGCAACGGCGTATTCGACGAAGAAAGCGGCAGTATGATGAGAGTGATAGTGCAGAAGATGCTCATTTACAACCGAGAGAGCAATTCAGAGCCATGGCGTACCTACCTATCATTGATCAGCTAGCAACAGCACTTGACGATCGCCTTAAGGCATATGAAAAGTTAGGAAAACGGTTTGGCTTCATGTCGCATATAACTACCATGGAAACAGAAGAACTTCGAAAGTCTGCTTCAAATTTGGTGAGGACTTACCCTAGAGATTTGGAATCATGTTTGGTATCTGAAATGGTGCATTTTCAAGCTTTTCTGCATAAAATTGATTCTGAAACCACTTCACTGATTAGTCCAACTTCAGAATGTAATATGTATTCAATACTACATGAATGTGATGTTGTATCAGCCTTTCCAAATGTAGAGCTAGCATTCAGGATATACCTTTCCATGTTTGTTACAAACTGCACTGGGGAAAGATCATTTTCAAAACTAAAGAGGATTAAGAGCTCAATGCGAAGTACAATGAATCAAAATCGTTTGGCATCTCTTACTTTATTAAGTGCTGAGTGTGAAATTCTCAAGAGAATTGACACAGCTGAAGTTATTCAAGACTTTGCAAGAATGAAAGCCAGGCGTAAAGTGTTTTAA